One Apis cerana isolate GH-2021 linkage group LG15, AcerK_1.0, whole genome shotgun sequence DNA window includes the following coding sequences:
- the LOC107996286 gene encoding polyadenylate-binding protein-interacting protein 2 isoform X4 — MCKRSYCIFISFVQFVRVHCVVKYIFVMKMKIPNNRSGNDYGNETGIISYMDNNFDSEIDVQGTEESDFSEYLWMENEEEFDKEVIQQLMEEELTEECLKAMWEDERHERNTNSIAWSTATSMPENNSAELCQQLSNLKMHDDLAKQSTLNPNAAEFVPAFKSAVTSI; from the exons GTTCATTGTGttgttaaatacatatttgtaatgaaaatgaagattCCAAATAATCGTTCTGGGAACGATTATGGAAATGAAACAGGAATTATCTCTTACatggataataattttgattctgAAATCGATGTACAAGGAACAGAAGAAAGTGATTTTTCTGAGTATCTTTGGATGGAAAATGAGGAAGAATTTGATAAAGAG gtgATTCAACAATtaatggaagaagaattaaCAGAAGAATGTTTAAAAGCAATGTGGGAAGATGAAAGACATGAACGAAATACAAATTCTATTGCTTGGTCCACTGCTACAAGCATGCCTGAGAATAATAGTGCTGAACTTTGTCAGCAACTTAGTAATCTAAAAATGCATGATGATCTTGCTAAGcag AGTACATTGAATCCAAATGCAGCTGAATTTGTTCCAGCATTCAAATCAGCAGTAACATCT atctga